A genomic segment from Syngnathus scovelli strain Florida chromosome 3, RoL_Ssco_1.2, whole genome shotgun sequence encodes:
- the hdr gene encoding hematopoietic death receptor isoform X3 — translation MNRFPFVISVLIGLFASTASFPWADLDLHIRTQREVRCRDEEYRSGNICCLNCPAGTHLKSACTTPGEKGQCEECEDGTHTQHANHLAQCIQCTQCHSDQVIFRPCSHTQNAECHCKAGGFCDPEEACESCTKCSRCKKDEEVVRNCTATSNTECKKIPTQSNSSSAIVIIVSVLVGLGIVGALIFCCMKKRARGSVGNESKAELHVQEGRNEQTQRGCSGFIFTQSLVRVQSASATVDECQALCESRNSSASSSQQNLTSLPPALSTLAAPAQRACQPDLREDEPFPELIPVNGVDSLRKCFEYFEEVDIDYYKRFFRQLDLHSNVIRSKDQLPYEDRIHELLNVWIEKEGKDASLNDLLKALLKFDQRRTAETIKEKALENGHYVLASKSF, via the exons ATGAATAGATTCCCATTT GTCATTTCTGTTTTGATTGGTTTGTTTGCATCCACTGCCTCATTTCCTTGGGCTGACCTCGACTTGCACATCAGGACCCAGCGAGAAGTCCGCTGCAGAGATGAGGAGTACCGCAGCGGCAACATCTGCTGCCTAAACTGCCCAGCTG GTACCCATCTGAAGTCGGCCTGCACTACACCAGGTGAAAAGGGGCAGTGCGAGGAATGTGAAGATGGAACACACACTCAGCATGCCAATCACCTCGCACAATGTATCCAATGCACCCAGTGTCATTCAG ATCAGGTGATTTTCCGGCCTTGCAGTCACACCCAAAACGCTGAATGTCACTGCAAAGCAGGAGGATTCTGTGACCCTGAAGAAGCATGTGAGAGTTGCACAAAGTGTTCAAG GTGTAAGAAGGATGAAGAGGTTGTTCGTAACTGCACTGCTACCTCCAACACGGAGTGCAAGAAAATACCAACGCAGTCGAATTCTTCCTCAG CCATTGTCATAATTGTAAGTGTGTTGGTCGGGTTAGGAATTGTCGGTGCACTCATTTTCTGCTGTATGAAGAAACGAGCAAGAG GTTCTGTTGGAAATGAGTCGAAAGCTGAG CTTCACGTGCAGGAGGGGAGAAATGAACAAACCCAAAGGGGATGCTCTGGTTTCATCTTTACTCAGTCACTGGTGAGAGTTCAAAGCGCATCCGCTACGGTGGATGAGTGTCAAGCGCTGTGTGAAAGCCGCAACAGCTCTGCCAGCAGCTCCCAACAAAATTTAACCAGCCTGCCCCCTGCCCTTTCCACCCTTGCCGCCCCTGCCCAACGAGCCTGTCAGCCCGATTTGAGG GAGGATGAGCCTTTTCCCGAACTGATTCCTGTAAATG GTGTCGACTCTCTCAGGAAGTGTTTTGAGTATTTTGAGGAAGTGGATATCGACTACTACAAGAGGTTCTTCCGTCAACTTGACCTGCACAGCAATGTGATCAGAAGCAAAGATCAACTTCCCTACGAAGACAGGATTCACGAGTTACTGAACGTTTGGATTGAGAAGGAGGGCAAAGACGCAAGTTTAAATGACCTGCTCAAAGCATTGCTCAAGTTTGATCAAAGACGAACAGCTGAGACAATCAAGGAAAAAGCTCTGGAAAATGGTCATTATGTTTTAGCAAGCAAGTCATTTTAA
- the hdr gene encoding hematopoietic death receptor isoform X4 — MNRFPFVISVLIGLFASTASFPWADLDLHIRTQREVRCRDEEYRSGNICCLNCPAGTHLKSACTTPGEKGQCEECEDGTHTQHANHLAQCIQCTQCHSDQVIFRPCSHTQNAECHCKAGGFCDPEEACESCTKCSRCKKDEEVVRNCTATSNTECKKIPTQSNSSSAIVIIVSVLVGLGIVGALIFCCMKKRARGSVGNESKAEEGRNEQTQRGCSGFIFTQSLVRVQSASATVDECQALCESRNSSASSSQQNLTSLPPALSTLAAPAQRACQPDLREDEPFPELIPVNGVDSLRKCFEYFEEVDIDYYKRFFRQLDLHSNVIRSKDQLPYEDRIHELLNVWIEKEGKDASLNDLLKALLKFDQRRTAETIKEKALENGHYVLASKSF; from the exons ATGAATAGATTCCCATTT GTCATTTCTGTTTTGATTGGTTTGTTTGCATCCACTGCCTCATTTCCTTGGGCTGACCTCGACTTGCACATCAGGACCCAGCGAGAAGTCCGCTGCAGAGATGAGGAGTACCGCAGCGGCAACATCTGCTGCCTAAACTGCCCAGCTG GTACCCATCTGAAGTCGGCCTGCACTACACCAGGTGAAAAGGGGCAGTGCGAGGAATGTGAAGATGGAACACACACTCAGCATGCCAATCACCTCGCACAATGTATCCAATGCACCCAGTGTCATTCAG ATCAGGTGATTTTCCGGCCTTGCAGTCACACCCAAAACGCTGAATGTCACTGCAAAGCAGGAGGATTCTGTGACCCTGAAGAAGCATGTGAGAGTTGCACAAAGTGTTCAAG GTGTAAGAAGGATGAAGAGGTTGTTCGTAACTGCACTGCTACCTCCAACACGGAGTGCAAGAAAATACCAACGCAGTCGAATTCTTCCTCAG CCATTGTCATAATTGTAAGTGTGTTGGTCGGGTTAGGAATTGTCGGTGCACTCATTTTCTGCTGTATGAAGAAACGAGCAAGAG GTTCTGTTGGAAATGAGTCGAAAGCTGAG GAGGGGAGAAATGAACAAACCCAAAGGGGATGCTCTGGTTTCATCTTTACTCAGTCACTGGTGAGAGTTCAAAGCGCATCCGCTACGGTGGATGAGTGTCAAGCGCTGTGTGAAAGCCGCAACAGCTCTGCCAGCAGCTCCCAACAAAATTTAACCAGCCTGCCCCCTGCCCTTTCCACCCTTGCCGCCCCTGCCCAACGAGCCTGTCAGCCCGATTTGAGG GAGGATGAGCCTTTTCCCGAACTGATTCCTGTAAATG GTGTCGACTCTCTCAGGAAGTGTTTTGAGTATTTTGAGGAAGTGGATATCGACTACTACAAGAGGTTCTTCCGTCAACTTGACCTGCACAGCAATGTGATCAGAAGCAAAGATCAACTTCCCTACGAAGACAGGATTCACGAGTTACTGAACGTTTGGATTGAGAAGGAGGGCAAAGACGCAAGTTTAAATGACCTGCTCAAAGCATTGCTCAAGTTTGATCAAAGACGAACAGCTGAGACAATCAAGGAAAAAGCTCTGGAAAATGGTCATTATGTTTTAGCAAGCAAGTCATTTTAA
- the hdr gene encoding hematopoietic death receptor isoform X2 has translation MNRFPFVISVLIGLFASTASFPWADLDLHIRTQREVRCRDEEYRSGNICCLNCPAGTHLKSACTTPGEKGQCEECEDGTHTQHANHLAQCIQCTQCHSDQVIFRPCSHTQNAECHCKAGGFCDPEEACESCTKCSRCKKDEEVVRNCTATSNTECKKIPTQSNSSSGIVEAIVIIVSVLVGLGIVGALIFCCMKKRARGSVGNESKAEEGRNEQTQRGCSGFIFTQSLVRVQSASATVDECQALCESRNSSASSSQQNLTSLPPALSTLAAPAQRACQPDLREDEPFPELIPVNGVDSLRKCFEYFEEVDIDYYKRFFRQLDLHSNVIRSKDQLPYEDRIHELLNVWIEKEGKDASLNDLLKALLKFDQRRTAETIKEKALENGHYVLASKSF, from the exons ATGAATAGATTCCCATTT GTCATTTCTGTTTTGATTGGTTTGTTTGCATCCACTGCCTCATTTCCTTGGGCTGACCTCGACTTGCACATCAGGACCCAGCGAGAAGTCCGCTGCAGAGATGAGGAGTACCGCAGCGGCAACATCTGCTGCCTAAACTGCCCAGCTG GTACCCATCTGAAGTCGGCCTGCACTACACCAGGTGAAAAGGGGCAGTGCGAGGAATGTGAAGATGGAACACACACTCAGCATGCCAATCACCTCGCACAATGTATCCAATGCACCCAGTGTCATTCAG ATCAGGTGATTTTCCGGCCTTGCAGTCACACCCAAAACGCTGAATGTCACTGCAAAGCAGGAGGATTCTGTGACCCTGAAGAAGCATGTGAGAGTTGCACAAAGTGTTCAAG GTGTAAGAAGGATGAAGAGGTTGTTCGTAACTGCACTGCTACCTCCAACACGGAGTGCAAGAAAATACCAACGCAGTCGAATTCTTCCTCAGGTATCGTGGAAG CCATTGTCATAATTGTAAGTGTGTTGGTCGGGTTAGGAATTGTCGGTGCACTCATTTTCTGCTGTATGAAGAAACGAGCAAGAG GTTCTGTTGGAAATGAGTCGAAAGCTGAG GAGGGGAGAAATGAACAAACCCAAAGGGGATGCTCTGGTTTCATCTTTACTCAGTCACTGGTGAGAGTTCAAAGCGCATCCGCTACGGTGGATGAGTGTCAAGCGCTGTGTGAAAGCCGCAACAGCTCTGCCAGCAGCTCCCAACAAAATTTAACCAGCCTGCCCCCTGCCCTTTCCACCCTTGCCGCCCCTGCCCAACGAGCCTGTCAGCCCGATTTGAGG GAGGATGAGCCTTTTCCCGAACTGATTCCTGTAAATG GTGTCGACTCTCTCAGGAAGTGTTTTGAGTATTTTGAGGAAGTGGATATCGACTACTACAAGAGGTTCTTCCGTCAACTTGACCTGCACAGCAATGTGATCAGAAGCAAAGATCAACTTCCCTACGAAGACAGGATTCACGAGTTACTGAACGTTTGGATTGAGAAGGAGGGCAAAGACGCAAGTTTAAATGACCTGCTCAAAGCATTGCTCAAGTTTGATCAAAGACGAACAGCTGAGACAATCAAGGAAAAAGCTCTGGAAAATGGTCATTATGTTTTAGCAAGCAAGTCATTTTAA
- the hdr gene encoding hematopoietic death receptor isoform X7 produces MNRFPFVISVLIGLFASTASFPWADLDLHIRTQREVRCRDEEYRSGNICCLNCPAGTHLKSACTTPGEKGQCEECEDGTHTQHANHLAQCIQCTQCHSDQVIFRPCSHTQNAECHCKAGGFCDPEEACESCTKCSRCKKDEEVVRNCTATSNTECKKIPTQSNSSSGIVEAIVIIVSVLVGLGIVGALIFCCMKKRARGSVGNESKAEEDEPFPELIPVNGVDSLRKCFEYFEEVDIDYYKRFFRQLDLHSNVIRSKDQLPYEDRIHELLNVWIEKEGKDASLNDLLKALLKFDQRRTAETIKEKALENGHYVLASKSF; encoded by the exons ATGAATAGATTCCCATTT GTCATTTCTGTTTTGATTGGTTTGTTTGCATCCACTGCCTCATTTCCTTGGGCTGACCTCGACTTGCACATCAGGACCCAGCGAGAAGTCCGCTGCAGAGATGAGGAGTACCGCAGCGGCAACATCTGCTGCCTAAACTGCCCAGCTG GTACCCATCTGAAGTCGGCCTGCACTACACCAGGTGAAAAGGGGCAGTGCGAGGAATGTGAAGATGGAACACACACTCAGCATGCCAATCACCTCGCACAATGTATCCAATGCACCCAGTGTCATTCAG ATCAGGTGATTTTCCGGCCTTGCAGTCACACCCAAAACGCTGAATGTCACTGCAAAGCAGGAGGATTCTGTGACCCTGAAGAAGCATGTGAGAGTTGCACAAAGTGTTCAAG GTGTAAGAAGGATGAAGAGGTTGTTCGTAACTGCACTGCTACCTCCAACACGGAGTGCAAGAAAATACCAACGCAGTCGAATTCTTCCTCAGGTATCGTGGAAG CCATTGTCATAATTGTAAGTGTGTTGGTCGGGTTAGGAATTGTCGGTGCACTCATTTTCTGCTGTATGAAGAAACGAGCAAGAG GTTCTGTTGGAAATGAGTCGAAAGCTGAG GAGGATGAGCCTTTTCCCGAACTGATTCCTGTAAATG GTGTCGACTCTCTCAGGAAGTGTTTTGAGTATTTTGAGGAAGTGGATATCGACTACTACAAGAGGTTCTTCCGTCAACTTGACCTGCACAGCAATGTGATCAGAAGCAAAGATCAACTTCCCTACGAAGACAGGATTCACGAGTTACTGAACGTTTGGATTGAGAAGGAGGGCAAAGACGCAAGTTTAAATGACCTGCTCAAAGCATTGCTCAAGTTTGATCAAAGACGAACAGCTGAGACAATCAAGGAAAAAGCTCTGGAAAATGGTCATTATGTTTTAGCAAGCAAGTCATTTTAA
- the hdr gene encoding hematopoietic death receptor isoform X8: MNRFPFVISVLIGLFASTASFPWADLDLHIRTQREVRCRDEEYRSGNICCLNCPAGTHLKSACTTPGEKGQCEECEDGTHTQHANHLAQCIQCTQCHSDQVIFRPCSHTQNAECHCKAGGFCDPEEACESCTKCSRCKKDEEVVRNCTATSNTECKKIPTQSNSSSAIVIIVSVLVGLGIVGALIFCCMKKRARGSVGNESKAEEDEPFPELIPVNGVDSLRKCFEYFEEVDIDYYKRFFRQLDLHSNVIRSKDQLPYEDRIHELLNVWIEKEGKDASLNDLLKALLKFDQRRTAETIKEKALENGHYVLASKSF, encoded by the exons ATGAATAGATTCCCATTT GTCATTTCTGTTTTGATTGGTTTGTTTGCATCCACTGCCTCATTTCCTTGGGCTGACCTCGACTTGCACATCAGGACCCAGCGAGAAGTCCGCTGCAGAGATGAGGAGTACCGCAGCGGCAACATCTGCTGCCTAAACTGCCCAGCTG GTACCCATCTGAAGTCGGCCTGCACTACACCAGGTGAAAAGGGGCAGTGCGAGGAATGTGAAGATGGAACACACACTCAGCATGCCAATCACCTCGCACAATGTATCCAATGCACCCAGTGTCATTCAG ATCAGGTGATTTTCCGGCCTTGCAGTCACACCCAAAACGCTGAATGTCACTGCAAAGCAGGAGGATTCTGTGACCCTGAAGAAGCATGTGAGAGTTGCACAAAGTGTTCAAG GTGTAAGAAGGATGAAGAGGTTGTTCGTAACTGCACTGCTACCTCCAACACGGAGTGCAAGAAAATACCAACGCAGTCGAATTCTTCCTCAG CCATTGTCATAATTGTAAGTGTGTTGGTCGGGTTAGGAATTGTCGGTGCACTCATTTTCTGCTGTATGAAGAAACGAGCAAGAG GTTCTGTTGGAAATGAGTCGAAAGCTGAG GAGGATGAGCCTTTTCCCGAACTGATTCCTGTAAATG GTGTCGACTCTCTCAGGAAGTGTTTTGAGTATTTTGAGGAAGTGGATATCGACTACTACAAGAGGTTCTTCCGTCAACTTGACCTGCACAGCAATGTGATCAGAAGCAAAGATCAACTTCCCTACGAAGACAGGATTCACGAGTTACTGAACGTTTGGATTGAGAAGGAGGGCAAAGACGCAAGTTTAAATGACCTGCTCAAAGCATTGCTCAAGTTTGATCAAAGACGAACAGCTGAGACAATCAAGGAAAAAGCTCTGGAAAATGGTCATTATGTTTTAGCAAGCAAGTCATTTTAA
- the hdr gene encoding hematopoietic death receptor isoform X6 — protein sequence MNRFPFVISVLIGLFASTASFPWADLDLHIRTQREVRCRDEEYRSGNICCLNCPAGTHLKSACTTPGEKGQCEECEDGTHTQHANHLAQCIQCTQCHSDQVIFRPCSHTQNAECHCKAGGFCDPEEACESCTKCSRCKKDEEVVRNCTATSNTECKKIPTQSNSSSGIVEAIVIIVSVLVGLGIVGALIFCCMKKRARGSVGNESKAEEGRNEQTQRGCSGFIFTQSLEDEPFPELIPVNGVDSLRKCFEYFEEVDIDYYKRFFRQLDLHSNVIRSKDQLPYEDRIHELLNVWIEKEGKDASLNDLLKALLKFDQRRTAETIKEKALENGHYVLASKSF from the exons ATGAATAGATTCCCATTT GTCATTTCTGTTTTGATTGGTTTGTTTGCATCCACTGCCTCATTTCCTTGGGCTGACCTCGACTTGCACATCAGGACCCAGCGAGAAGTCCGCTGCAGAGATGAGGAGTACCGCAGCGGCAACATCTGCTGCCTAAACTGCCCAGCTG GTACCCATCTGAAGTCGGCCTGCACTACACCAGGTGAAAAGGGGCAGTGCGAGGAATGTGAAGATGGAACACACACTCAGCATGCCAATCACCTCGCACAATGTATCCAATGCACCCAGTGTCATTCAG ATCAGGTGATTTTCCGGCCTTGCAGTCACACCCAAAACGCTGAATGTCACTGCAAAGCAGGAGGATTCTGTGACCCTGAAGAAGCATGTGAGAGTTGCACAAAGTGTTCAAG GTGTAAGAAGGATGAAGAGGTTGTTCGTAACTGCACTGCTACCTCCAACACGGAGTGCAAGAAAATACCAACGCAGTCGAATTCTTCCTCAGGTATCGTGGAAG CCATTGTCATAATTGTAAGTGTGTTGGTCGGGTTAGGAATTGTCGGTGCACTCATTTTCTGCTGTATGAAGAAACGAGCAAGAG GTTCTGTTGGAAATGAGTCGAAAGCTGAG GAGGGGAGAAATGAACAAACCCAAAGGGGATGCTCTGGTTTCATCTTTACTCAGTCACTG GAGGATGAGCCTTTTCCCGAACTGATTCCTGTAAATG GTGTCGACTCTCTCAGGAAGTGTTTTGAGTATTTTGAGGAAGTGGATATCGACTACTACAAGAGGTTCTTCCGTCAACTTGACCTGCACAGCAATGTGATCAGAAGCAAAGATCAACTTCCCTACGAAGACAGGATTCACGAGTTACTGAACGTTTGGATTGAGAAGGAGGGCAAAGACGCAAGTTTAAATGACCTGCTCAAAGCATTGCTCAAGTTTGATCAAAGACGAACAGCTGAGACAATCAAGGAAAAAGCTCTGGAAAATGGTCATTATGTTTTAGCAAGCAAGTCATTTTAA
- the hdr gene encoding hematopoietic death receptor isoform X1 yields MNRFPFVISVLIGLFASTASFPWADLDLHIRTQREVRCRDEEYRSGNICCLNCPAGTHLKSACTTPGEKGQCEECEDGTHTQHANHLAQCIQCTQCHSDQVIFRPCSHTQNAECHCKAGGFCDPEEACESCTKCSRCKKDEEVVRNCTATSNTECKKIPTQSNSSSGIVEAIVIIVSVLVGLGIVGALIFCCMKKRARGSVGNESKAELHVQEGRNEQTQRGCSGFIFTQSLVRVQSASATVDECQALCESRNSSASSSQQNLTSLPPALSTLAAPAQRACQPDLREDEPFPELIPVNGVDSLRKCFEYFEEVDIDYYKRFFRQLDLHSNVIRSKDQLPYEDRIHELLNVWIEKEGKDASLNDLLKALLKFDQRRTAETIKEKALENGHYVLASKSF; encoded by the exons ATGAATAGATTCCCATTT GTCATTTCTGTTTTGATTGGTTTGTTTGCATCCACTGCCTCATTTCCTTGGGCTGACCTCGACTTGCACATCAGGACCCAGCGAGAAGTCCGCTGCAGAGATGAGGAGTACCGCAGCGGCAACATCTGCTGCCTAAACTGCCCAGCTG GTACCCATCTGAAGTCGGCCTGCACTACACCAGGTGAAAAGGGGCAGTGCGAGGAATGTGAAGATGGAACACACACTCAGCATGCCAATCACCTCGCACAATGTATCCAATGCACCCAGTGTCATTCAG ATCAGGTGATTTTCCGGCCTTGCAGTCACACCCAAAACGCTGAATGTCACTGCAAAGCAGGAGGATTCTGTGACCCTGAAGAAGCATGTGAGAGTTGCACAAAGTGTTCAAG GTGTAAGAAGGATGAAGAGGTTGTTCGTAACTGCACTGCTACCTCCAACACGGAGTGCAAGAAAATACCAACGCAGTCGAATTCTTCCTCAGGTATCGTGGAAG CCATTGTCATAATTGTAAGTGTGTTGGTCGGGTTAGGAATTGTCGGTGCACTCATTTTCTGCTGTATGAAGAAACGAGCAAGAG GTTCTGTTGGAAATGAGTCGAAAGCTGAG CTTCACGTGCAGGAGGGGAGAAATGAACAAACCCAAAGGGGATGCTCTGGTTTCATCTTTACTCAGTCACTGGTGAGAGTTCAAAGCGCATCCGCTACGGTGGATGAGTGTCAAGCGCTGTGTGAAAGCCGCAACAGCTCTGCCAGCAGCTCCCAACAAAATTTAACCAGCCTGCCCCCTGCCCTTTCCACCCTTGCCGCCCCTGCCCAACGAGCCTGTCAGCCCGATTTGAGG GAGGATGAGCCTTTTCCCGAACTGATTCCTGTAAATG GTGTCGACTCTCTCAGGAAGTGTTTTGAGTATTTTGAGGAAGTGGATATCGACTACTACAAGAGGTTCTTCCGTCAACTTGACCTGCACAGCAATGTGATCAGAAGCAAAGATCAACTTCCCTACGAAGACAGGATTCACGAGTTACTGAACGTTTGGATTGAGAAGGAGGGCAAAGACGCAAGTTTAAATGACCTGCTCAAAGCATTGCTCAAGTTTGATCAAAGACGAACAGCTGAGACAATCAAGGAAAAAGCTCTGGAAAATGGTCATTATGTTTTAGCAAGCAAGTCATTTTAA
- the hdr gene encoding hematopoietic death receptor isoform X5, giving the protein MNRFPFVISVLIGLFASTASFPWADLDLHIRTQREVRCRDEEYRSGNICCLNCPAGTHLKSACTTPGEKGQCEECEDGTHTQHANHLAQCIQCTQCHSDQVIFRPCSHTQNAECHCKAGGFCDPEEACESCTKCSRCKKDEEVVRNCTATSNTECKKIPTQSNSSSGIVEAIVIIVSVLVGLGIVGALIFCCMKKRARGSVGNESKAELHVQEGRNEQTQRGCSGFIFTQSLEDEPFPELIPVNGVDSLRKCFEYFEEVDIDYYKRFFRQLDLHSNVIRSKDQLPYEDRIHELLNVWIEKEGKDASLNDLLKALLKFDQRRTAETIKEKALENGHYVLASKSF; this is encoded by the exons ATGAATAGATTCCCATTT GTCATTTCTGTTTTGATTGGTTTGTTTGCATCCACTGCCTCATTTCCTTGGGCTGACCTCGACTTGCACATCAGGACCCAGCGAGAAGTCCGCTGCAGAGATGAGGAGTACCGCAGCGGCAACATCTGCTGCCTAAACTGCCCAGCTG GTACCCATCTGAAGTCGGCCTGCACTACACCAGGTGAAAAGGGGCAGTGCGAGGAATGTGAAGATGGAACACACACTCAGCATGCCAATCACCTCGCACAATGTATCCAATGCACCCAGTGTCATTCAG ATCAGGTGATTTTCCGGCCTTGCAGTCACACCCAAAACGCTGAATGTCACTGCAAAGCAGGAGGATTCTGTGACCCTGAAGAAGCATGTGAGAGTTGCACAAAGTGTTCAAG GTGTAAGAAGGATGAAGAGGTTGTTCGTAACTGCACTGCTACCTCCAACACGGAGTGCAAGAAAATACCAACGCAGTCGAATTCTTCCTCAGGTATCGTGGAAG CCATTGTCATAATTGTAAGTGTGTTGGTCGGGTTAGGAATTGTCGGTGCACTCATTTTCTGCTGTATGAAGAAACGAGCAAGAG GTTCTGTTGGAAATGAGTCGAAAGCTGAG CTTCACGTGCAGGAGGGGAGAAATGAACAAACCCAAAGGGGATGCTCTGGTTTCATCTTTACTCAGTCACTG GAGGATGAGCCTTTTCCCGAACTGATTCCTGTAAATG GTGTCGACTCTCTCAGGAAGTGTTTTGAGTATTTTGAGGAAGTGGATATCGACTACTACAAGAGGTTCTTCCGTCAACTTGACCTGCACAGCAATGTGATCAGAAGCAAAGATCAACTTCCCTACGAAGACAGGATTCACGAGTTACTGAACGTTTGGATTGAGAAGGAGGGCAAAGACGCAAGTTTAAATGACCTGCTCAAAGCATTGCTCAAGTTTGATCAAAGACGAACAGCTGAGACAATCAAGGAAAAAGCTCTGGAAAATGGTCATTATGTTTTAGCAAGCAAGTCATTTTAA